AGCATGATTTGACCCTGAAGCAATGAATATCAGACAGTTTATTCCCTAACAAGAGACCCAATGCCGAGCACGACCACCTGGAAACAGCTAACCATTCACACCAGTGAGTCCAGCCACTGGAAGCACCAACCCCTCTACCAAGAAATACTGGGGATGGCTCGTCAGCAAGAGTTGATGGGGGTAACGGTCATGCAGGCTATTGCAGGGTATGGCAAGCATGGTGTATTCCGCACTCTCAATGTGCTGGACGCAGCCTCTGAGTCCTCTGATTTACCGCTTGTCATTACTGTCATTGATCGAGAGGATATCATTTCTCATTTCTATACCTCGCTGCAGCCTTTGCTCAAAAATACATTTGTCACCTGTCAAACGATTGAAGTTTGGTAGATGTCGTCTACCGTTTTTACTGAATCAAGGAGTTCATTGTATGCGCCATTATCTAAACGTTCCTGTCTTTTTGAGCCTATGTCTGTTGGTGTTGCCTTTGACTGCCTGCAGCAGCAGCACTCCCCAAAGCACGTCCGCTGAAACCGAACATTCTGCCGATGATGGCCACGACCACTCAAAAGATGGAGAAGAACACTCTGCCGATGACGGACATGACCATAGTGAACATGAGCTGCATTCCAAGGGTGGTCAGGTGGTTGAATCAGACCCTTACCATATTGAGCTGGTCACGAAACCCAAAGACGATGGAACTCAGCTCAACTTATATCTTCTCCATGAAGCGGAAGAGCGAGTGATTACCGATGCCCAAGTGACAGCCAACGTTCAGCAACCAGACGGGGAGCAACAAACTGTCAAGTTGATTTACAAGCCTGCCGAAGAAGGCTACACGGGCTTACTGGCTGCGCAAGCCACAGGCCAATACGATTTAGTCGTGCAAACTGATATTGGCGGCGAAAAGATTAACAGCCGATTTAGTATCGAGAGATGAGGGAAGATATTGGAAATTGACAACCCCACGTAAAGTTAATTAACTAATTTGTATCGCAGGCATCAATTTCATTTGTGTTTTATTTTCATGACATAGGCTGATCACTATCAGTTCATACAGTTGTAAAAAGTCATGAAAACCAGTAGAGCCTTCATGGGTATTCTGTTGACAATATTGATGTCAGGGATGCTTTTGCCAAGCCGAGCCTCAGCTAAATCTATTGTTGTCTGTGGACCTAATGGGGCTGCTCGAATTGTTGATCAGGTGCCGGTTGGTTGCCACATCTTGAAGGCAAATACACCACCGAAGAGCAGCTCTAACTCTAGCTCATAATATTCTGGCGGTGTGCTGACAGTCCTCAAAAGTCGATTGTCGGCACATCGCCAATAAATTGAGTTAATACCCTCTGAATAGTCTATCTTTTACATTTTTTCAGGATGGACTTTTAGAAGTGACGGTGCGACTGTTGCTAGAAATTTTAGCAGTAAGCAGTTTATATTTTTGTTTTTCAATATTACCGAAATTCATCATAAATCGACTTACCAAGGTTCACAGAGAGAGAAAAATGTTTAAATTATCAACAATAGTACTTGCTGGGGGATTATTCCTAGCTTCAGTACCGACCTGGGCTGCGACGATTCAAGATGCTCCAGTCCCCTATCTAACCTCTAGTCGCTCGGTTCCACGGAATGCCCTTGCTCCCTTTGCAAAATATCAGTTTGGGCTAAATGTTTCGGGGTATCCCGTCTCCCAGCTCTCAATTGGCCTCCCAGAGCGAATGACGGTTGGCAGGATCTCTGTTCGAGGTGCAGACGGACAGGTGATTGAGGCATCAACGATGGTCGAAGATCGAACTGCCGTGATTAAGTTTGCTCAGCCTGTCTCACCCGGTACCGCACTCAGAGTTGAGCTATCCTCTGTTCGCACCCTGTCAATGTTGGGTCGGGTATGGCTGATGCCCGTCACTGTTCGTGGGACTGAATCAGCTAAGGACTTGTCGGTTGGGATGGCCCGCATCCACACTTACAACAATTGACGTGGCTGTTTTCTGATGGACCAGCAAGAGAACAGACAATGGATCTGGTGCTAGGGAGGGTTCTATTGGAATGCGGATTCTTCTCGTTGAGGATGAGGTCGATCTGGCGGCGGCGATTAAGCGTAGCCTGTCGCGAGAGAAGTATGTGGTTGACTGGGCACAGGATGGAACCCAAGCTTGGGACTATCTTGAGAACCCGCATGTCAACTATTCTCTAGCAATTTTTGACTGGCTGCTGCCGGGGTTATCGGGGATAGAACTCTGTCAGCGACTTAGGCAGTCAAAATCCTGCTTGCCTGTGCTAATGCTGACGGCCAAGGAGCGCATGGAAGATAAGGTGGCTGGCCTGGATGCGGGAGCGGATGATTACCTCGTCAAACCCTTTGAAATGGGGGAACTCAAGGCGAGATTGCGGGCGCTGCAGCGGCGATCGCCTCAGCTTCAGGCACAGCAGTTACAGGTAGGGCAGCTCCTCCTAGACTATGGCACCGCAACCGTCTCTGTGCAGGGTGAAGCGGTGACTGCCTCGGTCATACCGCTGACGGCAAAAGAGTTCCAGTTGCTAGAGTACTTTATGAAGCATCCCAATCAGATTATCCCTCGGGAGCAGTTAATGAACCAGGTCTGGGAAATCGAGGCAGATCCAACCAGTAATGTTGTTCCAGCGCAGATGCGTCTCCTGCGACGGAAGCTAGCAGACTATGGTTTAGGGGACTCACTCGACACCATCTATGGTCTGGGATATCGTCTCAACCCTTCCCATGCCTCAACGTAATCCCTTCAATCGCACCCGCTGGCGCTTGACTGGCTACTATGCAGGGGTCATGGGCATTATTCTGGCCCTCTGTGGAGTTGGCTACTATCAAATCACTGAGCAGATGCGGCTACAGGCACTGACGCAAAAAATTGAATCATCATCAGGAATATTGCACGACAGTCTAGGCTCAGTATTGCTCCAACCCGGACGCCTGAATGCATCTGTAGAAGGGTTACTCCCTGGTCTGTGCAAACCAACGGTCACCTGCCCAGAACCAGACCGTTTTGCCAGAAGACACGTCCTGGGACTGGTCAAACAGGATGTCTACTATGCCCAATTGAAAAATTTGTCGGGTCAGACTGTGGCCACGTTGGGGCCATCAGCGAACTATATCCCAGACAAAACAGTTCTTGACGGTTGGCAGATCTTCACAAATAGCAGTGGAGAGCGTTTTATGCAGTATTCGTTGCTGCTGGAGACGGTCGATCATAAGAACTGGGGCTATCTGCAGGTGGGCCGATCGCTCAGTGAGCTGGATCAAGAATTAGCCGAGGCCCAGCGGTTTCTACTGTGGGGGTGGCCTCTTGTGATGCTAGTTGTCTGCGGGGCTGGGTGGTGGTTAGCCGGACTATCCCTACGGCCTGTACAGAATGCATACCAAGATATGCAACGATTTACCGCCAATGCAGCCCATGAGTTACGCACTCCACTATCGGCAGCCAAAGCAACGGTTGACTCTGTCCTAGAGCTGGACAATATCTCAGAGGGGGAAGCTCGAAAAACGCTAGGGACGATCAATCGGCAGGTCAATCGACTGACTCAATTGGTCCAGGATTTGCTGCTGCTGACGCTGATTGATACTCAACACAACCGCAAGGGCAATCGCAAAGCTTGTCAGCTAGGGTTGATCATTAACGATGTGATGGATGAATTTCTTGCCCTAGCCCATAATGCTGGTTTATCCCTGGTTGCGGAATTGGACACGACTCACCCTCTATTTGTACAGGGGGATGAAGAACAGCTTTACCAGATGATTGCCAATCTGGTGATCAATGCGATTCACTACACGCCTCGGGGTGGCGATGTGGTGATTCGACTCGACCGAGATAAAAAATATGCCTTCGTCGAGGTTCGAGATACGGGAATTGGCATCCCAGCCGAACAACAGGCTCAGGTGTTTACCCGTTTCTATCGAGTGAATCGCGATCGCAACCGCAAAACTGGCGGTTCAGGATTGGGCTTGGCGATTGCCCAGGCGATAGCGCTTAAACATAGAGGCAAGATCTCGGTCCAGAGCCATCCTAATCGAGGCAGCACCTTTTGTATTTATCTGCCAGTTTTACTTTCGTAGAGTACTGTGGATAAGCTTGCAGCAATATCTCAGCATTTCAGAATGCCTAGATTGAGCTACCTAATGGGCGAACGGGATGAATATCGCAATCAGCCAGTCGTATCCCATGCAAAAAGGTGGGTACCAAACAGATCTCACTGTTGCCCCAACTTGCCAGGAATGGTGAAGGTAGTCCCACAAGCCATGTAGAAAATAGCCAAGGGCTAAGATCAGGGGCGAGTACCACCGACCGAGCAGAGCCAGTGCAATAAACACCAGAGTCACCAGTGTTTCGAGTACTACTATCTCTCGTTTGTTCTCTGAGATAGCGGTTCCAAAATAGACTGCGCTCACCGCCACGAGAATCAATGCCAAACTTTCGAGAGTGTAATCACTGGGTAGGACACTCAAGACGGCACAGCTTAGGCCACCCAGAACAGTACCAAGTATAAAGGTCCACCAGTGTGTCGTTTTTAGGTCAAGCTGTTTCATTATGGAGTTGAATAACGGCGGGCGGGAATGCCTCTGGAAATTGTGCTGATTCTGGCTTACCTTCAACTGCTGTAAAGATCAAAAAAGCCCCCATCCCAGCCATAATCGCATTCTCAGCAAAGCTCACGATACCCAGCGGAGTCTTAGTGTTGCCGCCCACGCAGGCACAATTTAGCGCAAGTTTGTCGATATAGACTGCTTTGAATACAGAAATGCCGCCGCTGGTACCAATCAATAGCGAACTAATTCCAGTGACGAGTGGCACCCATCCAGATAAGAAACCGAGACCGATTAGTAATTCAGCAAATGGGTAAATCTTGGCATAGGGCTTAAATCGTTTCGTGATTAGGTCGTACTTCTTGAAACTTTCAGAAAAAGCATTCATGTCCATCAGCTTCAGCGATGCCAGCATTGAGAGTGAGACGCCCATCAGACCTGTCATGCCTAAAGAAGCCGCCAGAGAGATGAGTCCAGCAGTGGAAAAAACGGCAATCACGGGCGCGTAAGAATAGTCTGCAGACTCTGCTTCAACGTCGAACCGCTCAGCTAGATCGGTGTAGCCGCCGATTCGGTCTTCACCGAAGAAAATTTGGGGTGTCGTGGCAACCTGATGCTTCGTTTTAAAGGCTTCGACTTCATCCTGAGATCGCAACTTATGGTCTTCAAAATCAATTCCCTGCTCATCCAATAGGTTGATGGCCTTGAGTCCCCACGGACATTCATGCTCGGGCATCGACATCCGATAAACCTTGACGGGTTCTCTCGTAATGGTTGTGTTGGACATTATTCTTCCTCGATTAAGTGTTTGCGTTCCTATACTTGGGTTTGTGCCACCAGCCTAAACCCTACAGTTCACTAGAGAGTCAATGCTGTGGCTGAATTGCAATTTGCATGACGCTAAGCTAACTTTGCTCGACGCAACATCACGGCATTAATTGAAACGATGACGGTGGATAGGCTCATCAGCAGTGCGCCTACTGCAGGCGAAAGCAAAAAGCCCCATCGATAAAGCACCCCAGCCGCTAAAGGAATAGCGAGGATGTTATAGCTCGTCGCCCAAAACAGATTCTGAATCATCTTGCTGTAGGTTTTCTTCGCTAGATTTAGCGCTTTAACTGCATCCAGCGGGTCGTCTTCAATCAGCACCAGATCTGCCGACTCAATCGCTACATTTGTCCCGGCCCCAATTGCCAGCCCCATATTGGCCTCTAGCAGCGCTGCCGCATCGTTGACGCCATCGCCGACAAAGGCCGTTGGGCCTTCCTGCTTCAGTTCTCGAATCCGGTTCACCTTATCTTCGGGCAGAACACGAGCGTAGTAGCGATCAATGCCAATCTCCTCAGCAACGGTGCGGGCAACAGCTTCAGCATCGCCGGTAATCATGACCGTCTGAATGTCCATTTGCTTGAGTTGATGGACGGTTTCTTTAGCCCGTTGGCGGACTTGATCCGCCATTGAAATCACGGCCACGGCCTGCTGTTCGTCCATCAAGACTACAGCGCTTTCCCCGCGCTCATCCGCTCGATCCAGTCCTCTTTGCAGTGAGGATGGTAGCTTCACCTGCTGTTCTTTCACCCACTCGGGACGGCCAATACGATAGGTTTTACCGTTGACCCTGCCTTGTACACCTCGACCCGTGATGGTCTCGAAATCTTTCATGGCTGGGATATCAAGACTTTTCTGTTCTGCTGCTTCAACAATCGCCTGAGCTAGGGGATGCTCTGAGGAAGTTTCTAGAGCAGTTGCGATCGCCAACGCCTTCAGTTCATCCAGACCCTCGGCATAGACGTTCTGAACCCCGAAGTGTCCTTCCGTCAGGGTGCCCGTTTTATCAAAGGCCATTGTTTTGATATCTTTGGCCCGTTCTAAAGAATCACGGTTTCTCACTAAGATCCCGTTTTTTGCGGCCAATGCAGTCGAGTTAGCAATCACCAGGGGAATAGCCAGTCCTAGAGCATGAGGGCAGGTAATCACCAGAACGGTGACAGCTCGATTGAGGGAGAACACCAGATCGCTAACGCTGAGCCAAATGATGAAGGTGAGGGTGCCGGATGCGATCGCAACCAACGTCAGCCAGTAAGCTGCTCGGTCTGCCAACGCCTGATAGCGACTGCGAGACGATTGGGCTTCATCAACCAAGCGCATCATCTGATTAATCGTTGTCTCGTCACCAATCCGAGTCACCCGGACCTGAACGGACCCCTCTTGATTGACCGACCCAGCCACAACTTCATCGCCTTCTTGCTTAGAGACTGGCCGCGACTCTCCGGTCAGAAATGACTCATCGACTGCCGTCGTGCCTTCAATCACTTCCCCATCATTGGGAATTTGCTCCCCAGGACGAATCAGGATCACGTCTTTAGCCTGAATTTGGCTTACCGGGATATCTTCCACCCGATCATTTCGGAGACGGTGGGCCTCAGAAGGTACCAACTCCGCTAAATTTTCCAGCGCTTTGCTGGCCCCCTGCACGGATGCCATCTCAACCCAGTGTCCTAGCAGCATAATGTCTACTAGGGTTGCCAGTTCCCAATAGAAGGGCTTGCCCTGCAGCCCCAGTGAAACCGCGAGACTGTAAACAAACGCCACCGTGATCGCCAGCGCGATCAGCGTCATCATTCCAATCTGACTATTAATTTCAGACCAGGCACCTTTGAGGAAGACCCAGCCACCATAGAAGTAGATGGCAATTCCGAAGACAGGGTTAATCCAGTTAGAGCCAGCGAAGGTAACGGCCTGATAGCCGAACCAGCTTTGGAGCTGCATTGAGAAGTAGAGAATGGGCAGCGTCAAAATCAGACAGATGAAGAAACGACGCTTGAAAATATCAGGGTTGTGACCTGCATGTTTATCGTGACCGCCATGCCCCTTATGGTCATGATGGTGAGCCTGCTCTGATCCTTCTGTAGGGTGATGTGCCTGACTGGAGTGAGCCATGATATTGCTCCTTTGCGGCAGATTTTTTAGAAAACCGAGGTCGCTGCTCTGACTGATGTGAAATACAGTGACCTGAAACGAATCTAAATGCTCTAGTTAACTAGAGAGTCAATGATATTTACTCGGAGCTTGAGGAAAAGTCTGGTAGCGGTCTCGCCTCTACCTCGGTGGGCGTGTCCACCTTTCCCTTATCTCTGATGTCAGCAATCAGCCACTCCATCTCATTGATTTCTCTACGCTGCGCTTCGATAATTTCATCGGCCAATTCACGAACGCGAACATCCTTAATCTGGGCGCGTTCACTTGTCAAAATTGCAATGGAATGGTGAGGAATCATGCCTTCCATGTAGTCCACATCGCTGACCGTAACCTGGCTACGCACCAGCCATAATGCGGCTCCAAACAGTAGAATAGCGAGCGAGAAGATGGCGATGTTCATTTTTCTGCTCTTGTACATGTTCAGCATAAATCCCAGCATGATCACCATCATTGCAGCACCCATGATCAGGGCCATAAAGACCCGTGTTTCGCTGAACCACGCATGATCGAGAATTTGATAGGAATGCAGATACATTAAGAAGAACATCGTCACGATGGAGGTGCCAATCATGGCAAAGAACTTGATGTAGCTACCCTGCATTTCATTGTGATGCCTGGTATCTGTATGGCTTCCAATTGTGCTGTCTCTGATAGTCATTAGATTTTTTAGGTAGAAGTAATCGGATGAAAGATGAAATTTTATAAACCGAACAGTTTCGTATAACAGCTACCTGTCAAGTGATTTCACTGCATCGTCTACTGAGTTAGGTGGGAACGATGGCTTAGCAGCAGCTTACTTTGCAACGCTAGCGATTTGGCGATAGGCGTCAGCCGATGTACGACAGGCTTGAGCACACTTTTTGCAGTGTTCCATCTCGTACTGTTCACACTCTTGGGCGCAGGCTTCGCAAATGTCAGCACAGGCTCTGGAAAGATGAGAGACAAAGTAGGAGCCTCGAACCATAAAAGTCGCTGCCGTGCGGCAGATTTCAGCGCAGTCTAAGCAAGTGCGGGCACACTTGATCATTTCTGGCTCTCCGATGCAGGCTTCAGCGCAGTGTTCGCATTCCACCATGCACTTCATCGATTTATCGAAGCTGGATTGGTATTCTTCGTGATTTAACAGCATGTTTTCTCCCTGGATAGACTTTTGAAGCGAAATTCGTCGTCATTCGCACCTTAAGTTTTCTTTCTCAGGGGCGCGTCCACCAGAAGTTGGAAAGGTGAAATCCATCAAAATCTATCGAATTAAATAGGGTGATCTCATCCTGATTTCATATTTGTATGCTTCTTAGTCTATAAGTTTCAGCTACAGTGTTTCTGAGCTGATCGGAGATATAAATGTTCCACAATAGGCAGCAAGAATAGAACTTCATTTCCATCTCATAATCTTCTGTATTAATGATGGAGGTAAGCTCTCTAGATTTATTCTTTGAATGAATGGAAGCATGTCTATGGAAGAGATATTTTTTCTAATACTTAATAAATCGAAGGGCCAAATGATATTTTTGTCAGTTGATTTAACACAAATCAAGAAAATATTGGGGAGATTTTTATGTCTAGACATCCTCCCTTGAGATGGCGGTGGCGGTCTCCGGCTGGAATCGCGCTGCTAGTCTGTCTGGGAATAGTTGCCTTTTTGCTAGTGGCGAAAGCTCCTGTTCTGCCTTGGCTTTTCCTGCTTATTTGCCCACTGATGCACTTGTTCATGCATGGCGACCATGCTGGAAAAGGTAAACACAGCCAAGATCACTGAGGAAGAGGTTCAAAATAAAGAGAACTCATTCTTCTGTCTTGACCCTATAGTCTACTGTAGAGTCTAAGGTTGAATCAGTTGTTTTGAGAGGGGCGTTCAATGGCTGTCGCAACACGCTTAAGGATCGGTGAGGTTTCTAAGCGAACTAGCATTGCTGTCGGGGCTTTACGCTATTACGAAAGTCTGGGTCTACTCCAGTCAGAGCGGGGGGACAATGGCTATCGCTATTATCCTGAAGAAGCTGTGCAGCAGGTGCAGTTCATCAAAAAGGCACAGGCTTTGGGCTTCTCCCTAGAGGATATCCATGAGGTGCTGAATGTTCATCGGCAGGGAGACGTGCCCTGTGAGTTTGTCCAATCGCTTCTGCAGGAAAAGATTGAGCAGCTTGAAGCTCAAATTCAGAAGATGACGGCCTTCAAAGTAGAGCTGGAGGACTATCAAGATCGTTGGGCCACCCGTCAGCCCCGCCCCCAACCGGGCGATATCTGCCCCCTCATCTCAACAGTTACGTTGTAACCCTCATGCGAGTCCTACTGGTCGAAGATGAGCCGGACTTAGGCGCTGCCATTGCGCGAACCCTTGCCCAAGAAGCCTATATCGTAGACTGGGCCAAAGATGGTTTAGAGGCTTGGGGTTATCTAGACAGCCAGTGGACGCAATATACCCTGGCGATTTTTGATTGGCTATTGCCAGAGATATCTGGCGTTGAGCTATGTCAACGCCTCCGTGCCCAGAACAGCTCCCTACCTGTATTGATGCTCACTGCAAAGGATCGCCCAGAAGATACAGCAGAGGGGCTAGATGCTGGAGCGGATGACTATCTCGTTAAACCCTTCCGTAAAATTGAACTACTGGCACGACTGCGGGCGCTGCAGCGGAGATCGCCCCATTTCCAACCCCAGCAGCTCCAAGTGGGTCAACTGACTTTAGACTACGGTACTCATCACGTTTCTATTGCCATTTCAGAAGGGCAAGCCCCCCAGAACATCCTGTTAACCCATAAAGAATTCCAGCTCTTAGAATATTTCATGCAGCATCCGACCCAGATTGTCAGCCGGGACCAGATCCTTAACCAGCTCTGGGGTTCTGAAGCCGATACCATTAGCAATGTGGTGGCTGCGCTCATGCGCCAACTGCGGCGGAAGCTCTCTGAACATGGCTGCGACAATGCGATTGAGACCCTCTACGGTATTGGCTATCGGCTCAACCTAGACCATGAATGAGATAAAGCTCTTTCGCCAGACGCGCTGGCGCTTGGCAAGCTGGTATGCCGGAGTGATGGGGATTATTCTTGTCCTGAGCGGTTTTGGGGTCTACGAAGCCATTGACCATGCTCACCGCACAGCGGCAGACCGAGAATTGCAGGCGTTCGCAGGCCGACTGCACGACAATCTAGAACCCACGCTACAGCAGCAAGGAGAAATCCCAGCTAGCGCTCAGCGCTTCCTCCCTGATGCCTGCATTCGTACCAGTCAATGTTTAGACGCTACTGCCAGTCACTCACCCGGAGACATGTTCCAGGGCAACTATTTTATTCGGCTTCTGAGTCCCACAGGAGACCTTATTGTGCTGGCCGGACTGAAGCCACAGGGGTTAGCGATCACCTCACCCACTGCTGAGTGGCAGTATCTGACAGATGAGCGCAGCATTCGCTACCGCCAAATTACAGTTCCTTTGCAGAATCTTGACACACCGCTTTGGGGGTACCTACAGGTGGGCAGCTCTCTTGAGGATTCTGATCGATACCTCACATCGGTGAGATTTGCGCTCTTTGCTGGCTTTCCTCTAGCGCTAGCTTTTGTTGGAATCGCAGGCTGGTGGCTAGCGGGACGAGCTATGCAGCCCATTCGTCAGTCCTACCAGCAGATGCAGCAGTTCACTGCCGATGCAGCCCACGAGTTGCGAACCCCTATTGCTGCAGCCCAGGCAACGGTGGAATCGGTGCTAGATACGCCACATTTATCGGAGACCGATGCCCGCGAAACCTTACAGGTTCTAGATCGACAGCATCAGCGACTGTCTCAACTGATTCAGGATTTGCTGTTGCTAACGCGCTTAGACCGTCAAGTGCAGACCCAGCAGAATGATTCATGCTGCCTTCAAGATGTGGTGAATGACATCGCGGAAGAGTTGGCAGCTCTAGCTTTGAACAACAAGGTCAAGCTTCTGACCGACATTCAGGTCGAGCAGCCACTGTGGGTCAACGGGGATGAGGCGCAGCTCTACCGACTCGTGTTTAATTTAGTCATTAATGCACTGCAGCATACGCCTGAAGGCGGGGCAGTTACGCTTTTGCTGAATGAGCCAGACCAGCAGGCGGTAATCCAGGTGCAGGATACGGGGGTGGGAATTGCACCTGAATACCAAGCGAAGATCTTTGACCGCTTTTATCGGGTGAATAGCGATCGCAACCGACAAACAGGTGGCTCGGGGTTGGGGTTAGCCATTGCTGATGCGATTGCTCAAGCTCATAAAGGCAAGATTCAGGTCCAAAGCCAACTGGGCCAAGGGAGTATCTTTAGGATTTATCTTCCGTCTGCAGAAACTCCCTAGAATTGGCATTAATACTTAAAGCTAAAGGTGGCGAATATCTCCAATTTGGATATTTGTTAAAAACTAAAACTGATTACTTTTCTCATTCTGATTTCATCTTTGAAATCTAAAGTAGAGGTAGTTCATTATGCAGCATTAAAGTCATGAGATAAATTGAGGTTTTTATTGGTGCAGCCTTAATTGCTGTAGGGCACCTCGAAAAATAGATTTCCTTAAGGATCTTGCAGTCTGAAACCCTTATGACATCATTGAAAATTCTCAATTGGCGAGATTTTATTCTCAGTAAGGTCAATTATTCGAGGTGCCCTGTATCTCTCTTCAGTATGGGGTTAATCAATCGTGTCTCTGCAAAAACACTGGTTGTTTGTGGTCCGAATGGGGCAGCA
This is a stretch of genomic DNA from Acaryochloris thomasi RCC1774. It encodes these proteins:
- a CDS encoding DUF190 domain-containing protein; translation: MPSTTTWKQLTIHTSESSHWKHQPLYQEILGMARQQELMGVTVMQAIAGYGKHGVFRTLNVLDAASESSDLPLVITVIDREDIISHFYTSLQPLLKNTFVTCQTIEVW
- a CDS encoding DUF2808 domain-containing protein, with protein sequence MFKLSTIVLAGGLFLASVPTWAATIQDAPVPYLTSSRSVPRNALAPFAKYQFGLNVSGYPVSQLSIGLPERMTVGRISVRGADGQVIEASTMVEDRTAVIKFAQPVSPGTALRVELSSVRTLSMLGRVWLMPVTVRGTESAKDLSVGMARIHTYNN
- the rppA gene encoding two-component system response regulator RppA, whose protein sequence is MRILLVEDEVDLAAAIKRSLSREKYVVDWAQDGTQAWDYLENPHVNYSLAIFDWLLPGLSGIELCQRLRQSKSCLPVLMLTAKERMEDKVAGLDAGADDYLVKPFEMGELKARLRALQRRSPQLQAQQLQVGQLLLDYGTATVSVQGEAVTASVIPLTAKEFQLLEYFMKHPNQIIPREQLMNQVWEIEADPTSNVVPAQMRLLRRKLADYGLGDSLDTIYGLGYRLNPSHAST
- the rppB gene encoding two-component system sensor histidine kinase RppB — protein: MPQRNPFNRTRWRLTGYYAGVMGIILALCGVGYYQITEQMRLQALTQKIESSSGILHDSLGSVLLQPGRLNASVEGLLPGLCKPTVTCPEPDRFARRHVLGLVKQDVYYAQLKNLSGQTVATLGPSANYIPDKTVLDGWQIFTNSSGERFMQYSLLLETVDHKNWGYLQVGRSLSELDQELAEAQRFLLWGWPLVMLVVCGAGWWLAGLSLRPVQNAYQDMQRFTANAAHELRTPLSAAKATVDSVLELDNISEGEARKTLGTINRQVNRLTQLVQDLLLLTLIDTQHNRKGNRKACQLGLIINDVMDEFLALAHNAGLSLVAELDTTHPLFVQGDEEQLYQMIANLVINAIHYTPRGGDVVIRLDRDKKYAFVEVRDTGIGIPAEQQAQVFTRFYRVNRDRNRKTGGSGLGLAIAQAIALKHRGKISVQSHPNRGSTFCIYLPVLLS
- a CDS encoding DUF6010 family protein encodes the protein MKQLDLKTTHWWTFILGTVLGGLSCAVLSVLPSDYTLESLALILVAVSAVYFGTAISENKREIVVLETLVTLVFIALALLGRWYSPLILALGYFLHGLWDYLHHSWQVGATVRSVWYPPFCMGYDWLIAIFIPFAH
- a CDS encoding MauE/DoxX family redox-associated membrane protein; translated protein: MSNTTITREPVKVYRMSMPEHECPWGLKAINLLDEQGIDFEDHKLRSQDEVEAFKTKHQVATTPQIFFGEDRIGGYTDLAERFDVEAESADYSYAPVIAVFSTAGLISLAASLGMTGLMGVSLSMLASLKLMDMNAFSESFKKYDLITKRFKPYAKIYPFAELLIGLGFLSGWVPLVTGISSLLIGTSGGISVFKAVYIDKLALNCACVGGNTKTPLGIVSFAENAIMAGMGAFLIFTAVEGKPESAQFPEAFPPAVIQLHNETA
- a CDS encoding heavy metal translocating P-type ATPase, translating into MAHSSQAHHPTEGSEQAHHHDHKGHGGHDKHAGHNPDIFKRRFFICLILTLPILYFSMQLQSWFGYQAVTFAGSNWINPVFGIAIYFYGGWVFLKGAWSEINSQIGMMTLIALAITVAFVYSLAVSLGLQGKPFYWELATLVDIMLLGHWVEMASVQGASKALENLAELVPSEAHRLRNDRVEDIPVSQIQAKDVILIRPGEQIPNDGEVIEGTTAVDESFLTGESRPVSKQEGDEVVAGSVNQEGSVQVRVTRIGDETTINQMMRLVDEAQSSRSRYQALADRAAYWLTLVAIASGTLTFIIWLSVSDLVFSLNRAVTVLVITCPHALGLAIPLVIANSTALAAKNGILVRNRDSLERAKDIKTMAFDKTGTLTEGHFGVQNVYAEGLDELKALAIATALETSSEHPLAQAIVEAAEQKSLDIPAMKDFETITGRGVQGRVNGKTYRIGRPEWVKEQQVKLPSSLQRGLDRADERGESAVVLMDEQQAVAVISMADQVRQRAKETVHQLKQMDIQTVMITGDAEAVARTVAEEIGIDRYYARVLPEDKVNRIRELKQEGPTAFVGDGVNDAAALLEANMGLAIGAGTNVAIESADLVLIEDDPLDAVKALNLAKKTYSKMIQNLFWATSYNILAIPLAAGVLYRWGFLLSPAVGALLMSLSTVIVSINAVMLRRAKLA
- a CDS encoding DUF305 domain-containing protein, producing the protein MQGSYIKFFAMIGTSIVTMFFLMYLHSYQILDHAWFSETRVFMALIMGAAMMVIMLGFMLNMYKSRKMNIAIFSLAILLFGAALWLVRSQVTVSDVDYMEGMIPHHSIAILTSERAQIKDVRVRELADEIIEAQRREINEMEWLIADIRDKGKVDTPTEVEARPLPDFSSSSE
- a CDS encoding four-helix bundle copper-binding protein, yielding MLLNHEEYQSSFDKSMKCMVECEHCAEACIGEPEMIKCARTCLDCAEICRTAATFMVRGSYFVSHLSRACADICEACAQECEQYEMEHCKKCAQACRTSADAYRQIASVAK
- a CDS encoding DUF2933 domain-containing protein; this translates as MSRHPPLRWRWRSPAGIALLVCLGIVAFLLVAKAPVLPWLFLLICPLMHLFMHGDHAGKGKHSQDH
- a CDS encoding heavy metal-responsive transcriptional regulator is translated as MAVATRLRIGEVSKRTSIAVGALRYYESLGLLQSERGDNGYRYYPEEAVQQVQFIKKAQALGFSLEDIHEVLNVHRQGDVPCEFVQSLLQEKIEQLEAQIQKMTAFKVELEDYQDRWATRQPRPQPGDICPLISTVTL
- the rppA gene encoding two-component system response regulator RppA, with translation MRVLLVEDEPDLGAAIARTLAQEAYIVDWAKDGLEAWGYLDSQWTQYTLAIFDWLLPEISGVELCQRLRAQNSSLPVLMLTAKDRPEDTAEGLDAGADDYLVKPFRKIELLARLRALQRRSPHFQPQQLQVGQLTLDYGTHHVSIAISEGQAPQNILLTHKEFQLLEYFMQHPTQIVSRDQILNQLWGSEADTISNVVAALMRQLRRKLSEHGCDNAIETLYGIGYRLNLDHE